A single region of the Biomphalaria glabrata chromosome 15, xgBioGlab47.1, whole genome shotgun sequence genome encodes:
- the LOC106051372 gene encoding alpha-L-fucosidase-like produces the protein MAVIKTPYILALIAFVLSFHLDLAASRNFKYEPNWDSLDSRPLPDWYDQGKIGIFIHWGVFSVPSFSSEWFWYHWQGPQKWPAIQNFMAANYPPDWTYADFAEQFDTPAGLYDPDHWADIFNASGARYVVQVTKHHEGFTSWPSKHSFNWNSMDVGPKRDLVADISTAVRKYPNLRYGVYHSLFEWFNPLYLQDAANEYKTQEFPFTKTLPELYELVNTYKPDIVWSDGCPSTDAYWNSTYFLAWLYNESPVKDTVVTNDRWGGNCICKHGGFLTCSDGYNPGKLSTRKFENAMKLDASSWGYRRDLNLKFTISIEKLLQTVVKTISCNGNILINVGPTKEGTIPPIFEERLRQMGSWLQVNGEAVYYSRPWVHQNDTLTPGVWYTQRKEFNAVYAFVYDWPEGVLKLGAPVPTSQTQVTLLGSYNQAFTYTYEPGQSFNINIPTIPFNQMPCEWLWVFKLTNLE, from the exons ATGGCGGTTATTAAAACACCGTACATACTAGCCTTAATCGCTTTTGttttatcatttcatttagATTTAGCTGCGTCAAGAAATTTTAAATATGAACCAAATTGGGACTCATTAGATTCTCGACCGCTGCCAGATTGGTATGATCAAGGAAAAATTGGAATTTTTATCCACTGGGGAGTATTTTCAG TTCCAAGTTTTAGCAGTGAATGGTTTTGGTATCACTGGCAAGGTCCTCAGAAATGGCCAGCTATTCAAAATTTTATGGCCGCAAACTACCCGCCGGACTGGACTTATGCTGATTTTGCTGAACAATTTGATACTCCTGCAGGACTTTATGACCCTGACCACTGGGCAGATATTTTTAATGCTTCTGGGGCAAG GTATGTTGTTCAAGTCACAAAACACCACGAAGGTTTCACCAGCTGGCCATCTAAACATTCTTTTAATTGGAACTCAATGGATGTTGGACCTAAAAGGGATCTTGTTG CTGACATTTCCACTGCTGTCCGGAAGTACCCTAATTTGAGGTATGGTGTGTACCACTCATTATTTGAATGGTTCAATCCTCTCTACCTACAGGATGCAGCTAATGAGTACAAGACACAAGAGTTTCCATTT ACTAAAACTCTGCCTGAGCTTTATGAGCTGGTCAATACTTACAAACCTGATATTGTCTGGTCTGATGGCTGTCCAAGTACTGATGCCTACTGGAACAGTACATACTTTCTTGCTTGGCTTTACAATGAAAG CCCAGTCAAGGATACTGTAGTGACCAATGACAGGTGGGGTGGAAACTGCATATGTAAACATGGAGGTTTCTTGACTTGCTCTGATGGTTACAATCCAG gAAAACTAAGCACTCGTAAATTTGAAAATGCGATGAAACTAGACGCGTCATCTTGGGGCTATCGCAGAGACCTGAATTTAAAGTTCACCATATCTATAGAGAAATTGCTTCAGACAGTTGTCAAAACTATCAG CTGCAATGGCAACATTCTAATTAATGTGGGACCAACAAAAGAAGGAACTATACCACCAATTTTTGAGGAGAGGCTAAGACAGATGGGCTCATGGCTTCAGGTCAATGGAGAGGCGGTCTATTACTCAAGACCTTGGGTGCATCAAAATGACACTCTAACACCTGGAGTGTG gtaCACACAAAGAAAAGAATTCAATGCAGTTTATGCTTTTGTTTATGACTGGCCTGAAGGAGTACTTAAACTTGGAGCTCCTGTCCCCACCTCGCAAACACAAGTAACACTTCTGGGGTCATACAACCAGGCTTTCACATATACTTATGAGCCAGGACAAAGCTTTAACATTAACATTCCCACTATTCCCTTTAACCAGATGCCGTGCGAGTGGTTATGGGTGTTTAAACTTACAAACTTGGAGTAA